The window acaaattactcCTTAAATATAGGCAATCTGCACTAATGCCGTGTATTATGGGTGGTAGAAATGAGTAGATTGTTTTTTACTTGTCACGAACAGCTGTTGAAGTATGAAACAAGTGCAAGGTAGAGGCAATGGCGAATGGGCATAGATTAATATGCATAAGGCTTAGAGCATTTCTTGCTAAATAGTTATACTGACCTagtagtaattaaaaaaaaaaaaaaagaaatttttctttaagaatattatttgcagatatttaatttacaaatcaTTCTTGCTTACTGCTTGCCTTGCTATTTCCTTAGTCTATCATCAAGAATTATTAtgtacaattaaaaatttaacaaaaatttttaatagatttccATCCTTGAATATATGTTAAAGCCCAGAATCGAAGAGCGTGAATCGCCACCAAAAAATGGCAAGCAACATTCcggattttaattattgttgtgaAATTTGTGGCCTGGATGGCCTCAGCGAGGATGAGTTTCGAATTCACACACACACAGAACATGTAGATGGTTGTGGAATGTGCCCGTTCTGCCAGCTACCCACTATTAGTCCTGCCGAACTCATCTTACATGTGAACCAGGTTCATTTGGACTTTTTGACTCCTGAGTCGgaacaaaatttgagttttatcGATGACCCTAGTCCAAGGTAATATAACCATTTGAGTCCATAGAAGTATGGAATATGTAAAACACTATTTATGGCcccataaaaattttgatttaaattccTGTATGTATTGTTCTAgccttaataataattattatataataatgCATGGGGcagtaaagtttttttttagctgCTTTGGAGTCTGGCATGCCCACAACATTGACTTATCTGAGCCATCAGGGTTAAATAGCAAAGTATGTCAGGCTATGTACTATTAGTGTTTGACTTAATGATAGACTGATGGATTTGACTGATCCATTGTTAATACACTCATCAATGCCACCATCAAgttgtaaaatatttcaatgcaATTCACCCTGATTTCATTCCAAATTGCCTGACCTTGCCTTCAAATGGTCTGACTGTACCATTTATTGGAGCAAAGTTACCAATGAAAACAACAAGCTGTGAATATTAAGTCTGTGTCAACATAATAATAAGAATCTTAGTTTTTTAACAGGATGTAGGATTTACTCATGCATGAATGATTCTCAGGTCTCAAAGCAGCTAGCAAAACTGCAAAGCTACCTGCTTtagtatattttatattattattacttatatCTCACATTTCATTGCCAGTGCTGACCATGATGGTTTAAATGGAGAAAGCAGTGTGAACTGGAATAATTCTGCCATGTATTCCAGTCAAATACAAGATAGGCACATGTTGGACAATAAGCAGACATACTCCAATATTAACTTAAGTCCAAAAGTAAGTTAGTCTTTCTGCTTTTATAATCTGCATAGCATAGTAAATCAATGTGCACATTAAAATAGGTCAATGGTGGAGGAGCGGTGTCTCCACAAAACTCTAGCCATGGTCAAGGATCACCGTTGAGATCCAACTTAGCCTTGAAGCTTAGATCTCCATCCCCAGCCTTATTACAATGTCCTATGTGTAATTATGCCAGTAACAGTCCTAATGAACTAGAGGAACATGTCAATCGGTATGTGTTGACTTatattttgtgtattttaattttattgtgcCTTGTACAGAAAACATTTCGATTTAACGTCGCCTTCAAATGGTACTGGGACAACATCAACAGAAATATATTCATGTCCGCTTTGCATCAAATCATTCGCGTCAGCTCCGGATTTAGAACTCCATGTCAATATTGAACATAAAGATGTTCTTTCTCCTGCCAGTCCAGCAGTTTATTCTTGCCCAGTTTGTGGTTTGTCATTAGATAGGGACAGTGATGTAAGTTTCAGCCGAAGGTGGTGTATTTGAGGCAAGATATATTTGATGTTAAATATAGAGTAATGCTGTGCAGCTACATGTAGAGTCTCATTTTCCGGCCAGCTCACCACAACCAAGTGATAGAGCAGCTCTGCGAGAACGAGAGCGTAGGGAGTTTGAAATGCTTAGGGCTCAATATGGCATGGACAACCAGGT is drawn from Euwallacea fornicatus isolate EFF26 chromosome 7, ASM4011564v1, whole genome shotgun sequence and contains these coding sequences:
- the LOC136340251 gene encoding zinc finger-containing ubiquitin peptidase 1-like isoform X2 — translated: MASNIPDFNYCCEICGLDGLSEDEFRIHTHTEHVDGCGMCPFCQLPTISPAELILHVNQVHLDFLTPESEQNLSFIDDPSPSADHDGLNGESSVNWNNSAMYSSQIQDRHMLDNKQTYSNINLSPKVNGGGAVSPQNSSHGQGSPLRSNLALKLRSPSPALLQCPMCNYASNSPNELEEHVNRKHFDLTSPSNGTGTTSTEIYSCPLCIKSFASAPDLELHVNIEHKDVLSPASPAVYSCPVCGLSLDRDSDSNAVQLHVESHFPASSPQPSDRAALRERERREFEMLRAQYGMDNQGNFREQSVTNMQRAVYAGEMSVADYYERQLDLKAAEHSGVDDGNSVTRSIVPRVKAMSTGAPNVTRTYLCTCVDHYASSFGDKGWGCGYRNIQMAISSLLTHTGYNEKLYKLWQKEKPPRSSVPSISRLQSLIEQAWSQGFDIQGSEQLGCRLVNTRKWIGATEVVTLLAFLHIRCQLMDFHRPTGPSGTHPELFKWVLNYFENSVGGEFTPPLYLQHQGHSRTIIGIEVHRDGSLVLLVLDPSHSPQQVAQLGDTSNALGPLRLLRKSEAAMKAKQYQVVAVVGTIDNDQQYQM